A stretch of DNA from Coregonus clupeaformis isolate EN_2021a unplaced genomic scaffold, ASM2061545v1 scaf1172, whole genome shotgun sequence:
agccatTTAGATCTTAattaataagattacatggacaggggggacctgattctCGATCAGCACTCCCTCTCTGAATCGCTTGATACATATGGCCCCTAGCTCCTCATTCCACCTCATGTAATGAAACATATGCATGTAACAATGTAGTATGCATGTGATATGCATGAAAGGAAACTCACCTGAGACACAACAAATAGCTGCTGTGAGCGGAGCATTAGTTCTTGCGGTGTGACGTCTCCCTCACTAGTTGGCTCACACCATTTCTGCGGTGCTGCTTTATCAACAATGACAAATCTGCCCTTCCAGTCTGTCATTGCACAAGCAAAGTACTGGCCATCGAGGAACAACAAGATCAGCCACACGATTGCAGGAACAAAACTGGAAAAAGACTTCCGGCACCACGTATCGCACCTGCATCCTTGAATGATCAGCATCAACGTGAAGGCCATGACAGCAGGAATGATGAAGAAGGCAGATGAAAACACTCCGTTCCATTTAGGATTGCAAGGACACTCAAACTCCAGCTCCACCAGCTTCTCTAGTCCCATGAGGATAAATCCAAAAGCCACATTGGAGACCAGAGGACTGTTGCTAAGTTCATTTTTCAGTCTGGTAAGCCATTGTTGTCTACTTTCCATACTAAATAGACCAAAAAATTTGAGTAGTAGAGGTAAAAAGCCCAACAGAGGGTGTATCGTTGTGAACACATTGGCAACAGTTAAGTGATGCGTGATTAACAGTTCTCATTGGTTTTGAACAAAGGAGGGTGTGTCATCGGCACTGTCCTTTCCCCAGCTGATTGGCTGGTGGGGGAGTTTCAGGTGGGGTTACATTTTAAACGTACTCTTCCACAGATAAACTAGAGGGAGGAGAGTAAAGTGGAGGGAAGTCCAGTTTGTTCTGCTATTGGGTGAGAAGACCAGCCATTTACAATACTTCCTCTAGCACACAAATACTCACAGTGCAATGGCCGACGGATACTGTAGTGCGGCAGATAAATTTAGCCACAGAATCAGAATATGGACAGTACTACTTAAACAGTGTCGCTCAAATGGACATGACATGTGTACTGTATACACACTGACTGAATGGGTTGCCATTGTCTGGCCTTTCATTTATCATAGTGTGTTTTCCACTTGTTTCCAAAAAACATTAATATACCACTTATTTCCAAAAAACATTAATATACCCATTAAGTATATTAATTTCCCCACTGCTAAtgttcacacaacacaatatgcCCAGTATGATTCAGTTGAATTCTATCTTCTATAATGAACCACCAGATGTCGCCCATGTAACACCGCTGCACAGCTCCGGAATACAGGGATTACAGGGAGGCCATGTTAGTTAGGGTCTGTCTGATTGATACACAGTCCAGTACAGTAGCCTGGATTTGCTGTATCCTGGGTTATGTCTTCTGGTCAAATGAGCTGCTATGTGTGGTTCATGGTAGGGTTGTTACCACCAAGTGACCTGTTTCCTATGGATTTACAGTATTATGATGGGGCATGGCATTTGTGAAGATTAAACCATAGCCTATAATTACTTACCCTCAGGCAGATGGTGCATTGATGATTTACCTGAATCCCTTGCAATTATAGCAATTATCAGTGCCTCTATAATTGTCATTGGTCAAGAGGTCTACTCAGAGATAAACCACCTGAAGTGACCACTttcattctctgtgtgtgtgtgtgtgtgtgtgtgtttgcgcgcgAGCGTTTGTGGTTGCTCGCGTTTGTGGTTGCTCGCGTTTGTGAAGCTTTCCTGCGCCACATTTCAATGCTAAAATTCCATATGTCAATGGACTGTCTGTCAATAAAAATGATTGACTCAATAAACGTTCAAAATAAATCAAATTGACGTAGGCAATAATTCGTGCATGTTCGGAATGATTGTCAAATGTGCATCTTTATTTTCGGCACTAAAGGGCCTCGTTTCTATGAGCGCAAATGCGCATCGGTCTGCGCATCTATGATCCTTCAGAACTACATCCGTGGACTCTCTCACTGACATCGAAAGACCTCTCCTCCGCAATCCGATGAAGGAGGCTCCGTTTATGGCCCTACTACATCAGCATCCCTGACGGAGCCACCGGCCTGTCCCGGACCATTCCTTGCTGCCTTCATTTTGTTATTTTCCGGAGGACTTTATCTTTATAGCCTTCGTAGATCATTCTAAAGAACTCCGCATCCACTCTGCTATGCACCTTTAGACCAGATCTCTAATTTCGGCGATCAATATCTCATCTCCCACAATCACCTTGTCGAGTCCCTGCTTGGTCCTCTCATCGAACCCCAAGAATGCAGCCCAATGCAGTGATGTTGGCTGTGGTCCTTTTTGGAAACTTGATGCTGCATTACGTCTCGGCTCAAAACGGTAAGAATAAAGATGTGACCATGCCCGGGATTGTACACAATCGCAGTCAGACACAATGTCTTGCTAATTGTTCCAATGAGTAGCCTACTGTGACTCGagaacatgttttatttttttttttttttttaaagatttgATGATGTCTGTCATTTGACATAATGTCAAATACGAGGGGCATGGGCGCATTTACGCATCGCAATATAGTATTTATTTAGAACAAATTCGTTTACATAACTCTGTTCACAGTATTTAGGGTGCTCATATTTTCTACGACCATTTCCCTACGCACACGATTCTCTATTTAATAGTGTAGGCAAATGGATTGAAACTAGATGAATATCCTAGTGCAAACCAGAGCATAAATATGTTACAGCAAACGACAGCATAGTTGTGTTTGCTTGGAGTTACCTAATATATGCTCTATTAGCTATTTCGTTATGTTTGGAGTTAGTATTATATTATTACTATTTGATGGATACATTGGAATTCCTTAGTCTCCACGAAGTCAGCTGGGTTTGAATTATTTGTCTTCATTGATAAATAGATTACTGAATAAACAGATTGTTGACACGCTTTGATTTTGGCATATTTAGTGTTTGGGATGTACGTATTGTTATGTTGTGAAGAAGAGCAGCGTAGTGCATTCGTAGCGTAATGGAGTGGACTGTTGAAGAACCTGCCAAACAGTCTGCACGATTCAGGACCGTTAAGCCCATAGTCTCTCTCTGGCTAGAacacaacaacaaataaatcaTCGGGCTTTCATATGTAAAGAGGTCAACGTTccactttatgtgtgtgtgtgtgtgtgtcatttctaCATCTCATGTGAATTAATAGGCAGCCATTGTCATTGATATCATTCTTAGTGACAGTGTTGATATTTGGAAAGGTCATGACACGTTTTCTGCCCCCAAAATACAATCTGCATGATTGTAAACAGCATATTTGGTTTTCTGGAAATATTTAGGTCCAttagtttctctctgtgtgtcagtggAGTTGAGATTCTATTACATAATTGAAGCTTCTGAATCCCACTGTTGGCTCAAGGCAGAGTGTTGATAACCTCAAAACATATACACAACTTTCAACAAAACACATCTAGATTATCTGTCTGTAGCCTACATGTTTGAAGGTTATAATATCTTATTCCACAATATGGTGGATAACCTTTCAAATTATTATCACCAATTTGTTTCCACATTTTACTGATTTCAATTGTCTCTCCATGGGCCATCCAAGTGTATTTATTTAAGTCTTTGATGAACACACGGTTCACACATTTGCTTGACATGAAGGATGTCTGAGCCTCCTCATCATTGCGTGTTAAGGGTTGCCTTCCCTGACATGCCCCTGATGGATGGCCAATCCCGGTGAATCACTTCTGTCACCCAGAGGGGGCACACCAATCAGAGGCAGCctctacacaaaacacaggctAATGCATGTTCTCAGAGCTGAGCTACTACCAGCTATTGGTATATTTTACAACAATAATTGTTTCAATGACAAAAGTAGCAATTTTCGATTGTGTTATAGGCCTATAGAAAGCAAATTAAAATTCACTAGTCTTttcctgctagcactgactttgttgataactactttgttgagggaaaatgtacttgctacGATTGTGAAATGTTGTTGTTTCACCTAActgtcttaagatgaatgcactaatgtaagtcactctggataagagcatctgctaaaggaCTGTTAGCACTGAGAACACAGAAAGATTGTAATATGAAGTTGTACAGCAATAGTAACTCAAAGCGGAATAGAGAAATCCATCATTGGCTCTACTATTCTCACTACCAGGGTtggtgtcaattccatttcaattcagtcaatttaggAAGTAAATGGAAATTCCAAATCTAATTCCAATTCTACTTTATGCTTCTCTATGAGAAAAAAATTAGAATTTCAGTTTCAATCTTGAATTGACTttgttgaaatggaattgaccccgacCCTGCTACTACTAGTgaacaatgagtgtacaaaacattaggaatgccttcctaatattgagttgcacccctttttgccctcaaaacagcctcaattcgtcagggcatggactctacaaggtgtcgaaagtgttccacagggatgctggcccatgttgactccaatgcttcccacagttgtgtcaagttggctggatgtcctttgggtggtggaccattcttgatacacacggaaactgTTTTACGTGAaaatcccagcagcgttgcagttcttgacacactcaaaccggtgcgcctgacacctactaccatacaccgttcaaaggcacttaaatattttgtcttgcccattcaccctctgaatggcacacacacaatccgtctcaattgtcttaaggcttagaaatccttctttaacctgtctcgtccccttcatctacactgattgaagtggatttaacaagtgacatcaataagggatcatagctttcacctggattcacctggtcagtctatgtcatggaaagagcagttgtacctaatgttttgtatactcagtgtacattcaTTCATTGATCTGGTGGATGAATTATGTGTGTATGAGGACACGCTTTGATGGTCCCCATCCACAAAGTCAGATCTAAGCCCTCCTATTGTTTGGTAAAGCCCAAGTGAATGCATTCCAGTCTTTGCCCAGTGTTAGTGCCCACTCCCTGGGTCTCATAGTGGCACTTCACTATGGGCTCTGCTGAGACTCCCAGGGTGCTGTGGGAGACAGACTGGTGCTACCTTgtcactctgtgtctgtctgagaGTCACTGTAACTGGTGAAGACTGATACATCACAGCTTTCTTTTTAGCCTACTGATTTATTAATGTTTATTATTGTTTATGTCAGGTTTCCTTAGACACTAGTGAGATACAGTTCTGTAGCTAGATACTGTAAAACACATTTATGAGGCTGTTATATAAATACAGTAATCATATTTTCATGGATGTTATACTGATGCTATTTGGTCGCACAAATATGGGTATACCCTCCAAACAAATGAATTCATATTTCAGTCTGGATTTAGTGTGAGTGATGTAACGTGGCAGGCTTCACTATGTCACGTTTGATTTCATCAGCAATATTTCAGATTCGGGGCGATGACGTGTAAAGAAGTGTAATTAATAAAAGCAGGATATTTAATCACAGTACAATATGTGTGAAACAGTGGTGGGAGCTGAGCTGAGGCCATTATGCCTCTATATGCTTGGGGAGCCCGACCAACCATAGATGGCTGAGATTCAGCAACAGATATCTGGGGGACTGTAAATAGCATTGGTCCATTCTGCTGCCAGTTGCTATTTATAGAGCGGAGACACAGCACCCTTAGCACAGAGAACTGTGGCTTTAATGTCCTTTTGTGAAAGTGAGTCCATTAACTCTTAATGGACAGCAGCATCCCTGTGCACAGCTGCTTGGCTCTCTGTAGACTCACTAGATGCATGTGAACTATTTAAGCTCTTAAAGGGCGTTGTTCTTTATGCATGAGGAATATGAAGGGGGGGTTCTCTCCCTAACCTGAAGATGCTGCTTATGGCAATGCATCATGCATAATCTCCCTCTATGAACAATTTAACAGCCATACTCTAGTTTAGGACATTTATGTGTATAATATCCTCTTTTTGAGTTGACATAGAATACAGACCACAATGTGAATTCCTTTGATGTGAGTTACCAATAGAAACATAAACTCAAGCATCAACAAAATGCTGCTCTAAAAACATGCAATGTCTGTTATTTTGCTATAAGATAGAGAGCTACGACCTCTCATTATTTCTTCATGTAGTACAGTATTAGTAGGTTTGTGTGGCTCAAAGCCACAGACAGTTTGTCGTCCAAGTTTCTATCACTAAACATGTTTCATGAACAAATCCCCTGAACCAGGGCCAGGCAACATTATAAAAAGAAACCTAAAATGGCATCTCTCTTACAATTAATAAGGGATTCAATCAATGTAACTGCAAGGTACAGTGTAGCTTGGTAATTGTAAGTCCATGCTGTATCACTGCCCATGTTCTGAGTAGTAAAGGACACATCTGTGAGACCGGAAAATGTGCTGTGGGACGTAAGCCAGTTCTTCCACTGAGTCACACCAGCCAACTGTGAAACATGATACATACTGCACCGATGGCAACAGCATCATGCATCCCACAGCCTCCAACACAGTACACACCAGACATACTTTAGCTACTGATGATGATACCCAAATGGAAGACGCTAGAGGAAATGTTAAACAAAATGGAGACATAAGACTTAAGGTTGATATGTGGTTGTGTGGCATATTCGTTCTGGGAGATTTGTTTGTGGTGACAATATGTGTTATCACAGTGTGTCCAGTGAAGAAAACCCCTCATTTGATAGTTGTTGTCACAAACTGTTATGGTGACATTGATGAGTGTCAGCCAGTCCTGTGGCATATGTTATCTTAACCATGCTAGCTTTGAACAGTGACAGAGGGCCCGGGTTGTCTGTCATCTTGACCCCTGAAAGGGTTAATCAGGGAGAAATGTTTGCTGGTTGAGGGGGATAAGCCCATTTCAGCTGGGGATGGGGGGGTTGGAATTTAACTCTCATTAAATAGCTGTGGCTCCCCTCTAAGACCTGAATGGCTGTCCCTGAGTAGTTACAGTAAGATGGCAGAGgtcacctcctccctctcatctcaGCTGCTGTGCTGTTGCTAACTGCCATTTATCCACAACACCACTCTAATGCATGCAGGCATCAAGGATTATTGTTGATTTGTTAAAACGAATGAGGAAATCTATAGCCGCCCACCCATCGATGTGTTAAGAGCAGCTCAAAAACAAATACATCATCCTTCAACCCACAGCAGCGACTCATTTACAACTGTCAGAGCAGAAGGCTTTTTGAAACCTTGGGCAATCGGCCAAGTGGAACACCTCTTAACCAGATGCTTGGAAGCCAGCTAAGTTGGCTCTCCTACAAAAGTCAGATATACTAGCTAAGACAATGGAGCATCACACCACAGTATACTGATACTACAGCTAGCtctttaatgcccatgatttcaaTATCAAATTCAACATTCACTGTATACCCCATTTTGAGTTTGTTTGTATTTTATCCAACTATAGATGTCCTCACACACTAGTACACAGAGGTGATACTCATATCACCCTGCCCAAACATAAATAAATGCCCTGCACGTAGCCAGTGCAGTGGCCCTTGGGGTTTTCTAGCTGCGGTGTGTCTGTGTTGTGGGACTGGGAGGCAGGTTACAGGCAGGTGACTCAGAGCcacagcctgcctgcctggtgATGTGTGTGCTCTGCTCTCAGTCCTCAGGGGAGAGAGCTCCCCAACTCATTCAGTGGGCCGGGCACATGTGTGATGGGCCACCACACAGACTCAGATAGGATCTATTCACCACAGTAACCTCTACATGATGCTATATGACATGATAATGAAGTGCCTTACAGAATAAACAGAGATTAATGGATCCTTGTGATTCAGTCTGTGCTGTATATGTATCCTTCCTCGTATTGTATCATTTCATTCACATCACCAATGTAATTGTGATAGTATCCGTTTAACGACATTACAGGCTACTTTCTTCTATGAAAACCTCCTGGTCCCCATCACTTTCTGTTGCCCTCCAAAAGAGTGGAGGATGTGAGGCTGGTCCAGTTCTTTGATCTCAGCGGATGCTTTAGTTCAGAGGCAGCCTGAGCAGAGTCAGTGGGCGTCCAGGCTGGGCTTTAGCCTCTGTGATGGGGGATGATCATGGGGGGTGGAGGCTGAAGCTAGATGGGCCCAGATGTTTCAGGAGAAAGACACAAACACTAATTACTCTGCATGTATCTGGGCTTCAGGCAAGATGGCACAAGGTCTGTGTAGGCTCTGGTCTGTGTAAATCAGGCCAGGGTAGGCTGGATCATGTCCACACCCAAATCATTTACCCTTTTCCTATTGCCTTATTATTTACAGCTGCCTTCTAACTGTTGCTGCCAGGGTATGGGACGGTATGATTTCCATGCATTTATTGTTCAGTCTCTGGAATATCTTACTGTGGGTGGACCAGACCAAAGAGTGTTTGGCTTCAGTTGTGTAGAGAACACACTGGCTCTAGCTGTGGAAACACAGTGGCTGCATAGCTAGAAGTGTTTGACCTCAAATTGAAaattatagcctacagtataaacTCTGTCTCTTGGTTACAAACTGATACAGAACAATACATTATTTGCCCAACCAAAACGCTAAGTATCTAGGTTATATTGTAATAATGAAATGTTAGGCACAGCTCATTTTAACGCAGTACTGACAGCTATGCGTAGGCGCCTAGTAACCTCCCCCCACTAGGCAGCttattgtcacggttcagacagacgacaagaggaccacaattgcgtcacaccagaaagtttatttaaacttaaggggaaagggatgtagggagtgagtgaaggctccaggggttatcccgtccgatgtgctgggtctgtgcctcccccagtggcagcgatgcgtccgatgacgccggtggttggtggtccagaagtcctggggggaggaaacacagacacaacggggcggaatgaaaccaggcagcagtacagttcaagggagatccaaaatacgtagtagcaaggcagaaggctggtcagagttaccgggattgaagagtagtcaggagtcgtaatggcagaagcaggtctggatctcctgaggcagaagagtatccaaaaaccaggcaggtccgggggtcacaaaaccagggtgagccagaagcgcgagcaaacaggttcgggtgtgagctttgcagacgatctgacaccggagagctgaaagacagggctataaatactgggagaggttagtgggtaatgcagcgcagctggcagagtaatagagccgagcagagcagggacaggtggagctagttaggctgagtagagagagagtggtgagcagagtggaaacaacttaaggtggtaacccagtggagtgagagggctcatgacagaacccccccaaggggacggccccagaagtcccaagagcaacaccacgccgggcgggaggggagccggaggagggctagaactcctcccgaacggtcccgagcgaacgtcctcatcctcggaggaagccggagggccgtggtcgggagatgggacaggtcccgagacaggatcaggcacaggacaggaagccgaggcgggcaggacggttagagacccctctggggcggccccctacggattgcaggttgatcaggatgccgttggtggaaagcggtgatgagagtcctatccacaatccgactagctggcacccaggtcctttcctcaggtccatagccctcccagtcaatgaggtactggagacccctacccctccgtctggaccgaagcaggcggcggacggtgtaaaccagaccaccatcggcgagccgtggaggaggaggacaaggcgcagcagggaccagcggactcctgggcacaggcaggctgcagcaatccggctgggggctggcaggacgacttgtgttggttgcagatggggcaggcttggacgaattcccgcacatcccttcctcagagagggccaccagaacctctgggcgagcaggttgtaagtgcgggtggagccagggtgacaagctaggcgagtcatgtccccactgaacgacctgggacctcaggtcttcggggacaaaggcggtcagctgggcaagtgctgggacctggctggttacggagagcctccagcacctgttcctcaacagcccaggtcagagctgcaacgatgcagggacttggcagaatcgacacagggtccttggaggggtcaggagcggagttagtaggtactggccgagggggtagtgcggcggcaagcaggcaggttcggtggcagtcctctcccactccctgatcaccccggtcacccagtcgagctgaggttgtgccggcggagccatgggtaacccaggatgaggggttggcctggagaggggagcaggtgaaactggatagtttcttgatggtttcccggacagacccatcgagaccggggccgtgacatgagtgaccgatccgagtaagtgtccgtccagtgcccgggcaggaataggaggtgtcaaacggaggttctccagtcccagttggcgtgccagcttgatgtccattatgttggcttcggcgccagaatccaccagagcagccagggtgtgagttgagtcagggaggcggaggtgaacttgcagcaggggtttgcggtcggaggactggatggtcattgaactcaaccggactcccctatgcccggtgagcttcggccctttaaagggcaggttaccacacgatgtccatcacctccacaatagaggcagaggtttgaggtgagcgtcgctggcgctctgcaggagtgagagaggctcgcccaatctccataggctcagactgatcaagctgaactgggtgagtggcagtagatgacaggagcccagtcggatctctccgaatgccggtagtaggtggaccttggcgccccccctctcacgacgacgggtctgtatccctctgtcgatcctgacagtcagtgcatggcttcatcaagagtggaaggcagttcatgggagaccaactcgtccttgatatagtcagccaaactatggaagaacgcgtccaccaacgatggtgtgttccaagaacttcgtctagccagggttcggaagtcgatggaatggtctgcgactgtacgtctgccttgtcgaatactgaacagttcacgagacgcctctgcggttggtgaatccaggtcaaacaccttcagcatctcctcggcaaaccggtcgaaggttgcacatgcgggggtttgacgttcgaactctgctgttccccagagtcgagctcggcccgtcaggtgagtgatggcatacccaaccttagcccctccgtggcgaaggtccttggctgcaaggagaactgaagtcggcagctagtcaggaatggccggacctgggtagaatcgccgttgaaccgctcggggtttccaatcttgggttccggagcagcggctgcaatgaccggggcaggtaactcgcggggcagggctggtgggcagactggctggggtcaggttggtgaggagttgaatgatcatggcgagttgttgttgctgctgctgggactgctgctggtgctgctggaactgctgatgctgttggtgccggcctgaagcagagaggtgatgtcgccgctcatgcggcctagctctctctcagtgtgttccaggcgtagcatggcggtgggttgctcaggttcttcggtttccatgtcgggggaagtgtgcgctgagtccataatggtcagatcgtactgtcacggttcagacagacgacaagaggaccacaattgcgtcacaccagaaagtttatttaaacttaaggggaaagggatgtagggagtgagtgaaggctccaggggttatcccgtccgatgtgctgggtctgtgcctcccccagtggcagcgatgcgtccgatgacgccggtggttggtggtccagaagtcctggggggaggaaacacagacacaacggg
This window harbors:
- the LOC121582297 gene encoding calcium homeostasis modulator protein 6, producing MESRQQWLTRLKNELSNSPLVSNVAFGFILMGLEKLVELEFECPCNPKWNGVFSSAFFIIPAVMAFTLMLIIQGCRCDTWCRKSFSSFVPAIVWLILLFLDGQYFACAMTDWKGRFVIVDKAAPQKWCEPTSEGDVTPQELMLRSQQLFVVSQVIGIFLLIFICVGLIVYVIRESCQQDSEMQDADVLRMSSLRTRTT